The following are encoded in a window of Castanea sativa cultivar Marrone di Chiusa Pesio chromosome 5, ASM4071231v1 genomic DNA:
- the LOC142633632 gene encoding protein FAR1-RELATED SEQUENCE 6-like isoform X1, translated as MFKMDEVSLNSEPVGDDDADGFEIEGDCAMTEYVGQAGIIQGENPLPPAVGMEFESYEDVYYFYNCYAKDQGFGVRVSNTWYRKSKERYRGKLSCSSAGFKKKSEANRPRPETRTGCPAMIKFRLMDSKRWRIIEVEVEHNHLISPKSGKFYKSHKHLGVGTKRALQLESAEEAQKIRLFRTVVIDTEDNESLDVDEGVFGNNVDYCNQLKLKVGDAQAVLNYFTHLQLINPNFFYVVDLNEKGCLRNLFWTDARARVAYGYFGDAVAIDTACLTNKYEVPLVSFVGVNHHGQSVLLGCGLLVGETTESYTWLFRAWLTCMLGRPPQAIITDQCSTLQTAVADVFPRASHCLCLSHIMQKIPEKLEGLYEYEAIIAALNKAVYHSLRPEEFEAAWEDMMQRHGLRDQKWLQVLYEDRKRWVPVYLKDTFLAGMFPIQPSDVVSSFFEGYLDKHTPLKEFLDKYDQALQTKHHLEDLADMNSRNSTYMLKSGSYFELQLSKLYTNDILEMFKREVEGMYSCFSTRQLNADGPISTYIVKDQVEVERNRREARDYEIFYNATEMEVLCICGLFNFKGYLCRHALCVLNQNGMEEIPPQYILSRWRKDIPRNYVLDYSSNGVDANNPVHRFDHLYKCVVQVVEEGRKSEDRYKFALQALDQILNKLRLVDNQSM; from the exons ATGTTCAAG ATGGATGAAGTTTCTCTTAACAGTGAGCCAGTTGGTGATGATGACGCTGATGGATTTGAGATAGAAGGAGATTGTGCAATGACGGAATATGTTGGTCAAGCTGGAATAATTCAAGGAGAGAATCCCCTTCCTCCTGCTGTTGGGATGGAGTTCGAGTCTTATGAGGATGTATATTACTTTTACAATTGTTATGCCAAGGATCAAGGATTTGGGGTTAGAGTAAGCAATACATGGTATAGAAAGAGTAAGGAAAGATACAGAGGAAAACTTAGCTGCAGTAGTGCaggttttaaaaagaaaagtgaagcAAACCGCCCGAGGCCAGAAACAAGAACTGGTTGTCCAGCgatgataaagttcagattgaTGGACTCCAAAAGGTGGAGAATTATTGAAGTGGAGGTTGAGCACAACCACTTGATCAGCCCAAAAAgtggaaaattttataaatctcATAAGCACCTGGGTGTTGGAACCAAAAGAGCATTGCAGTTAGAAAGTGCTGAAGAAGCACAAAAGATTAGGCTTTTTCGGACGGTAGTTATTGATACTGAGGATAATGAAAGTCTGGATGTTGATGAAGGAGTATTTGGGAATAATGTTGACTACTGCAATCAATTGAAGCTCAAAGTAGGAGATGCTCAAGCAGTACTTAATTACTTCACCCACTTGCAATTAATTAATCCAAACTTCTTTTATGTGGTGGATCTCAATGAGAAAGGATGTTTGCGGAATTTGTTCTGGACAGATGCAAGAGCCAGGGTTGCATATGGCTATTTTGGTGATGCAGTTGCAATTGACACTGCCTGCTTGACAAATAAATATGAGGTTCCCCTGGTTTCTTTTGTTGGAGTGAATCACCATGGACAATCTGTGCTGTTGGGTTGTGGTTTACTGGTGGGTGAGACAACTGAATCATATACGTGGTTGTTCAGGGCATGGCTTACATGTATGTTAGGACGCCCCCCACAAGCTATTATTACTGACCAATGTTCAACCTTACAAACGGCTGTTGCTGATGTTTTCCCAAGAGCTTCTCATTGCCTGTGCTTATCACATATCATGCAGAAAATTCCAGAAAAACTGGAAGGATTGTATGAATATGAAGCAATTATAGCAGCATTGAATAAAGCAGTATATCATTCACTGAGGCCTGAGGAATTTGAAGCAGCCTGGGAAGATATGATGCAGCGTCATGGACTGAGGGATCAGAAATGGCTTCAAGTATTATATGAAGATCGGAAACGGTGGGTTCCAGTTTATTTGAAGGACACGTTTTTGGCTGGAATGTTTCCAATCCAACCAAGTGATGTTGTATCTTCATTCTTTGAAGGATATCTTGACAAACACACTCCTTTGAAAGAGTTTTTAGATAAGTATGATCAGGCTCTGCAGACAAAGCATCACCTTGAAGACTTAGCGGATATgaattcaagaaattcaacttatATGCTAAAATCAGGTAGTTATTTTGAGTTGCAGCTCTCAAAATTGTACACAAATGATATATTAGAGATGTTCAAAAGGGAGGTGGAGGGGATGTACTCTTGTTTTAGCACTAGACAATTAAATGCTGATGGGCCAATCTCTACATACATTGTCAAGGATCAAGTTGAAGTAGAGAGAAACAGGAGGGAGGCAAGGGATTATGAGATCTTCTATAATGCAACTGAAATGGAAGTCCTTTGTATTTGTGGTTTATTCAACTTTAAAGGTTATTTATGCAGGCATGCACTTTGTGTCCTTAACCAAAATGGCATGGAGGAGATCCCACCTCAATACATTCTATCACGGTGGAGAAAGGATATACCGCGCAATTATGTTCTTGATTATAGCTCCAATGGTGTTGATGCTAATAATCCAGTTCATAGGTTTGATCATCTGTACAAATGTGTAGTGCAGGTTGTGGAGGAAGGGAGGAAGTCAGAAGACCGTTACAAGTTCGCATTACAAGCATTGGATCAGATATTAAACAAGCTTCGTCTTGTGGACAATCAGTCAATGTAG
- the LOC142633632 gene encoding protein FAR1-RELATED SEQUENCE 6-like isoform X2 yields MDEVSLNSEPVGDDDADGFEIEGDCAMTEYVGQAGIIQGENPLPPAVGMEFESYEDVYYFYNCYAKDQGFGVRVSNTWYRKSKERYRGKLSCSSAGFKKKSEANRPRPETRTGCPAMIKFRLMDSKRWRIIEVEVEHNHLISPKSGKFYKSHKHLGVGTKRALQLESAEEAQKIRLFRTVVIDTEDNESLDVDEGVFGNNVDYCNQLKLKVGDAQAVLNYFTHLQLINPNFFYVVDLNEKGCLRNLFWTDARARVAYGYFGDAVAIDTACLTNKYEVPLVSFVGVNHHGQSVLLGCGLLVGETTESYTWLFRAWLTCMLGRPPQAIITDQCSTLQTAVADVFPRASHCLCLSHIMQKIPEKLEGLYEYEAIIAALNKAVYHSLRPEEFEAAWEDMMQRHGLRDQKWLQVLYEDRKRWVPVYLKDTFLAGMFPIQPSDVVSSFFEGYLDKHTPLKEFLDKYDQALQTKHHLEDLADMNSRNSTYMLKSGSYFELQLSKLYTNDILEMFKREVEGMYSCFSTRQLNADGPISTYIVKDQVEVERNRREARDYEIFYNATEMEVLCICGLFNFKGYLCRHALCVLNQNGMEEIPPQYILSRWRKDIPRNYVLDYSSNGVDANNPVHRFDHLYKCVVQVVEEGRKSEDRYKFALQALDQILNKLRLVDNQSM; encoded by the coding sequence ATGGATGAAGTTTCTCTTAACAGTGAGCCAGTTGGTGATGATGACGCTGATGGATTTGAGATAGAAGGAGATTGTGCAATGACGGAATATGTTGGTCAAGCTGGAATAATTCAAGGAGAGAATCCCCTTCCTCCTGCTGTTGGGATGGAGTTCGAGTCTTATGAGGATGTATATTACTTTTACAATTGTTATGCCAAGGATCAAGGATTTGGGGTTAGAGTAAGCAATACATGGTATAGAAAGAGTAAGGAAAGATACAGAGGAAAACTTAGCTGCAGTAGTGCaggttttaaaaagaaaagtgaagcAAACCGCCCGAGGCCAGAAACAAGAACTGGTTGTCCAGCgatgataaagttcagattgaTGGACTCCAAAAGGTGGAGAATTATTGAAGTGGAGGTTGAGCACAACCACTTGATCAGCCCAAAAAgtggaaaattttataaatctcATAAGCACCTGGGTGTTGGAACCAAAAGAGCATTGCAGTTAGAAAGTGCTGAAGAAGCACAAAAGATTAGGCTTTTTCGGACGGTAGTTATTGATACTGAGGATAATGAAAGTCTGGATGTTGATGAAGGAGTATTTGGGAATAATGTTGACTACTGCAATCAATTGAAGCTCAAAGTAGGAGATGCTCAAGCAGTACTTAATTACTTCACCCACTTGCAATTAATTAATCCAAACTTCTTTTATGTGGTGGATCTCAATGAGAAAGGATGTTTGCGGAATTTGTTCTGGACAGATGCAAGAGCCAGGGTTGCATATGGCTATTTTGGTGATGCAGTTGCAATTGACACTGCCTGCTTGACAAATAAATATGAGGTTCCCCTGGTTTCTTTTGTTGGAGTGAATCACCATGGACAATCTGTGCTGTTGGGTTGTGGTTTACTGGTGGGTGAGACAACTGAATCATATACGTGGTTGTTCAGGGCATGGCTTACATGTATGTTAGGACGCCCCCCACAAGCTATTATTACTGACCAATGTTCAACCTTACAAACGGCTGTTGCTGATGTTTTCCCAAGAGCTTCTCATTGCCTGTGCTTATCACATATCATGCAGAAAATTCCAGAAAAACTGGAAGGATTGTATGAATATGAAGCAATTATAGCAGCATTGAATAAAGCAGTATATCATTCACTGAGGCCTGAGGAATTTGAAGCAGCCTGGGAAGATATGATGCAGCGTCATGGACTGAGGGATCAGAAATGGCTTCAAGTATTATATGAAGATCGGAAACGGTGGGTTCCAGTTTATTTGAAGGACACGTTTTTGGCTGGAATGTTTCCAATCCAACCAAGTGATGTTGTATCTTCATTCTTTGAAGGATATCTTGACAAACACACTCCTTTGAAAGAGTTTTTAGATAAGTATGATCAGGCTCTGCAGACAAAGCATCACCTTGAAGACTTAGCGGATATgaattcaagaaattcaacttatATGCTAAAATCAGGTAGTTATTTTGAGTTGCAGCTCTCAAAATTGTACACAAATGATATATTAGAGATGTTCAAAAGGGAGGTGGAGGGGATGTACTCTTGTTTTAGCACTAGACAATTAAATGCTGATGGGCCAATCTCTACATACATTGTCAAGGATCAAGTTGAAGTAGAGAGAAACAGGAGGGAGGCAAGGGATTATGAGATCTTCTATAATGCAACTGAAATGGAAGTCCTTTGTATTTGTGGTTTATTCAACTTTAAAGGTTATTTATGCAGGCATGCACTTTGTGTCCTTAACCAAAATGGCATGGAGGAGATCCCACCTCAATACATTCTATCACGGTGGAGAAAGGATATACCGCGCAATTATGTTCTTGATTATAGCTCCAATGGTGTTGATGCTAATAATCCAGTTCATAGGTTTGATCATCTGTACAAATGTGTAGTGCAGGTTGTGGAGGAAGGGAGGAAGTCAGAAGACCGTTACAAGTTCGCATTACAAGCATTGGATCAGATATTAAACAAGCTTCGTCTTGTGGACAATCAGTCAATGTAG
- the LOC142634380 gene encoding uncharacterized protein LOC142634380: MKFKAFLTENGVNLLEKRFLPALDKMGKICHLYLTRDHTMFLHNLLNGDGIQSVAQFRKEALFDDYRISSQNEDRIAFAIDISLLQRAVRSSVSICTEFGSGPTQNRLQIKLVKKLPPNCTQPMPFLTFETKGYKSAVIQDVPISKPFSRAQVIELQTALDMAQDLPQTLVQVPDLNQLQNFVDRLKHVGDLLNVSISKYGDLLVQISTTLITVGAEFQKLLVIGEQADAPAEDRNLSAQTRSARAILRGDAQSVQVSVKHFAKSLQCHLAKPDCAFYGIAPQGACLTVIFQFFIPGSRQTDKSISLHCRLPVLDPGSS; encoded by the coding sequence ATGAAGTTCAAGGCTTTCCTCACAGAAAATGGTGTGAATCTTTTAGAAAAGAGGTTCCTACCAGCCCTAGACAAGATGGGGAAGATCTGTCACCTGTACCTCACCAGAGACCACACAATGTTTCTCCACAACCTCCTCAATGGTGACGGAATTCAATCTGTTGCCCAGTTTCGTAAAGAAGCTCTTTTTGATGACTATCGCATCTCTAGCCAGAATGAGGACCGCATTGCCTTTGCCATTGACATTTCACTTCTCCAACGGGCTGTTCGTAGCAGTGTCAGCATTTGTACAGAATTTGGAAGTGGGCCCACTCAGAATCGTCTCCAGATTAAATTGGTGAAGAAACTACCTCCAAATTGTACTCAACCAATGCCTTTCCTTACATTTGAAACCAAGGGTTATAAATCTGCAGTCATTCAAGATGTACCAATCTCTAAACCTTTTTCTAGAGCTCAAGTTATTGAGCTTCAAACTGCTCTTGATATGGCTCAAGATCTGCCTCAGACTCTGGTTCAGGTTCCAGATTTGAATCAGTTGCAGAACTTTGTGGATAGGCTGAAGCATGTTGGTGATTTGCTCAATGTCTCTATTAGCAAATATGGGGATCTACTTGTACAGATTTCGACAACATTAATCACAGTTGGTGCTGAGTTTCAGAAATTGTTGGTCATAGGAGAGCAAGCAGATGCACCAGCTGAAGATAGAAATCTGAGTGCTCAGACCCGTTCAGCAAGAGCAATTTTGAGGGGAGATGCTCAATCTGTGCAAGTGAGTGTCAAGCACTTTGCGAAGAGCCTCCAGTGTCACTTGGCCAAGCCAGACTGTGCTTTCTATGGGATTGCTCCACAGGGTGCTTGCTTGACAGTGATATTTCAGTTCTTCATTCCTGGTTCTCGTCAGACTGATAAATCAATCAGTCTGCATTGCAGGCTTCCTGTTCTTGACCCAGGGTCAAGTTGA
- the LOC142637118 gene encoding putative pentatricopeptide repeat-containing protein At3g15930 isoform X2: protein MASLFETCKSMDQLKQIHSHTIKTGLTSNPVLQNRLISSCCTCEWGDMKYARQMFDTMSEPSVFIWNTMIKGYSRIDFPENGVSMYLEMLSRNFRPDRYTFPFLLKGFTRDIALERGKELHCHVVKYGFDSNVFVQNSLVHMYSSCGWIDMARGVFDLSQTSDVVTWNVMMSGYNRIKKFIESIKLFDEMEREGLLPTSVTLVLVLSACSKLKDLDYGKRVHKYVKERRVEPSLMLENALIDMYASCEKMNLALEIFRNMKTRDVISWTPIVAGFTNVGEVEIARKYFDQMPERDYVSWTAMIDGYLRVNRFKEALALFREMQTSNIKPDEFTMVSVLTACAHLGALELGEWIKTYIDKNKIKNDVYVGNALIDMYFKCGSVEKAQRIFKEMPRIDKFTWTAMILGLAINGQGEEALDMFSKMLKASIAPDDITYIGVLCACTHTGMVDMGRKFFIDMTSKHGIKPNVAHYGCMVDLLGRAGHLKKAHEFIKNMPMKPNSIVWSALLGACRVHKDVEMAEMAAKQILELEPENGAVYVLLCNIYAACKRWENLRKLRQLMVDRGIKKTPGCSLIEMSGIVHEFVAGDQSHPQSKEIYSKLDEMTRDLKFSGYSPDTSEISLDVGEEDKETALNRHSEKLAIAFALFSSEPGVTIRIVKNLRMCVDCHRVAKLVSKVYNREVIVRDKTRFHHFRHGSCSCKDYW, encoded by the coding sequence ATGGCCTCTCTCTTTGAAACCTGCAAATCCATGGACCAACTCAAGCAAATCCATTCCCACACAATCAAAACAGGGCTGACATCTAACCCTGTCCTACAAAATAGACTCATATCGTCTTGCTGTACCTGTGAATGGGGTGATATGAAATATGCGCGTCAAATGTTTGACACAATGTCTGAACCAAGTGTGTTCATTTGGAACACCATGATCAAAGGTTATTCTAGAATTGATTTTCCTGAAAATGGTGTTTCTATGTATTTAGAGATGTTGAGTAGGAATTTCAGGCCTGATCGTTACACATTCCCGTTCTTGCTGAAGGGATTTACGCGTGATATTGCATTGGAACGTGGTAAAGAGTTGCATTGTCATGTGGTTAAATATGGGTTTGATTCTAATGTGTTTGTTCAAAATTCTTTGGTGCATATGTACTCTTCATGCGGCTGGATTGATATGGCTCGTGGTGTTTTTGATTTGAGTCAGACAAGCGATGTTGTTACTTGGAATGTAATGATGTCTGGGTACAACagaattaagaaatttattgaatCAATAAAGCTTTTTGATGAGATGGAGAGAGAGGGACTGTTGCCCACTTCAGTTACCCTTGTTCTAGTTCTATCAGCGTGCTCCAAATTGAAGGACTTAGATTATGGCAAGCGGGTTCATAAGTATGTAAAAGAACGCAGGGTTGAACCTTCTTTGATGTTAGAAAATGCTTTGATTGATATGTATGCAAGTTGTGAGAAAATGAATCTTGCGCTTGAGATTTTTCGGAACATGAAGACCAGAGATGTGATTTCTTGGACCCCCATTGTTGCAGGGTTTACCAATGTTGGAGAAGTTGAGATAGCTAGGAAGTATTTTGATCAGATGCCTGAAAGAGACTATGTCTCTTGGACTGCCATGATTGATGGATACCTTCGGGTGAACCGATTCAAAGAGGCTTTGGCACTATTCCGTGAGATGCAAACTTCAAATATAAAACCAGATGAGTTCACTATGGTTAGTGTTTTAACTGCTTGTGCACATCTAGGGGCACTTGAATTAGGAGAATGGATAAAGACATATattgacaaaaacaaaattaagaatgaTGTCTATGTGGGAAATGCTTTAATAGACATGTACTTTAAATGTGGGAGCGTTGAAAAAGCACAAAGGATTTTTAAGgaaatgcctcggattgataaATTTACATGGACAGCGATGATTTTGGGTCTTGCCATAAATGGTCAAGGTGAAGAAGCTCTTGATATGTTCTCTAAAATGCTTAAAGCTTCAATAGCACCAGATGACATAACTTACATTGGTGTTCTTTGTGCATGTACTCACACTGGCATGGTAGATATGGGAAGAAAGTTTTTCATTGACATGACCTCCAAACATGGGATTAAGCCCAATGTGGCACATTATGGGTGCATGGTTGATCTTCTTGGCCGAGCTGGACATCTAAAAAAAGCTCATGAGTTTATAAAGAATATGCCCATGAAACCAAATTCAATTGTCTGGAGTGCACTTCTTGGTGCTTGTAGAGTACATAAAGATGTAGAAATGGCTGAAATGGCGGCTAAACAGATTCTTGAGTTGGAGCCTGAAAATGGGGCTGTTTATGTTCTACTTTGTAATATATATGCAGCCTGCAAAAGATGGGAAAACTTGCGCAAATTAAGACAACTTATGGTAGATAGGGGAATCAAGAAAACCCCAGGTTGCAGTTTGATAGAGATGAGTGGTATTGTTCATGAATTTGTAGCTGGGGATCAGTCACATCCTCAATCTAAAGAAATCTACTCAAAGTTAGATGAGATGACAAGAGACTTGAAATTTTCAGGGTATTCACCTGATACATCAGAGATTTCCCTTGATGTGGGGGAAGAAGATAAAGAGACTGCACTTAACCGGCATAGTGAAAAGTTAGCTATTGCCTTTGCGCTGTTTAGTTCAGAACCTGGGGTCACAATTAGAATCGTGAAGAACCTTAGAATGTGTGTGGACTGTCACCGAGTGGCAAAATTGGTGTCCAAGGTTTACAATAGGGAAGTAATTGTTAGAGATAAAACTCGATTCCATCATTTCAGGCATGGTTCATGTTCATGTAAAGATTATTGGTGA
- the LOC142637118 gene encoding putative pentatricopeptide repeat-containing protein At3g15930 isoform X1, with the protein MTTSLLHKAHTHFQSHYFHLTFSASHSSTLKRMASLFETCKSMDQLKQIHSHTIKTGLTSNPVLQNRLISSCCTCEWGDMKYARQMFDTMSEPSVFIWNTMIKGYSRIDFPENGVSMYLEMLSRNFRPDRYTFPFLLKGFTRDIALERGKELHCHVVKYGFDSNVFVQNSLVHMYSSCGWIDMARGVFDLSQTSDVVTWNVMMSGYNRIKKFIESIKLFDEMEREGLLPTSVTLVLVLSACSKLKDLDYGKRVHKYVKERRVEPSLMLENALIDMYASCEKMNLALEIFRNMKTRDVISWTPIVAGFTNVGEVEIARKYFDQMPERDYVSWTAMIDGYLRVNRFKEALALFREMQTSNIKPDEFTMVSVLTACAHLGALELGEWIKTYIDKNKIKNDVYVGNALIDMYFKCGSVEKAQRIFKEMPRIDKFTWTAMILGLAINGQGEEALDMFSKMLKASIAPDDITYIGVLCACTHTGMVDMGRKFFIDMTSKHGIKPNVAHYGCMVDLLGRAGHLKKAHEFIKNMPMKPNSIVWSALLGACRVHKDVEMAEMAAKQILELEPENGAVYVLLCNIYAACKRWENLRKLRQLMVDRGIKKTPGCSLIEMSGIVHEFVAGDQSHPQSKEIYSKLDEMTRDLKFSGYSPDTSEISLDVGEEDKETALNRHSEKLAIAFALFSSEPGVTIRIVKNLRMCVDCHRVAKLVSKVYNREVIVRDKTRFHHFRHGSCSCKDYW; encoded by the coding sequence ATGACAACCTCTCTTCTCCACAAGGCTCACACTCACTTTCAGTCTCACTACTTTCATTTGACTTTCTCAGCTTCACATTCCTCCACCCTCAAGAGAATGGCCTCTCTCTTTGAAACCTGCAAATCCATGGACCAACTCAAGCAAATCCATTCCCACACAATCAAAACAGGGCTGACATCTAACCCTGTCCTACAAAATAGACTCATATCGTCTTGCTGTACCTGTGAATGGGGTGATATGAAATATGCGCGTCAAATGTTTGACACAATGTCTGAACCAAGTGTGTTCATTTGGAACACCATGATCAAAGGTTATTCTAGAATTGATTTTCCTGAAAATGGTGTTTCTATGTATTTAGAGATGTTGAGTAGGAATTTCAGGCCTGATCGTTACACATTCCCGTTCTTGCTGAAGGGATTTACGCGTGATATTGCATTGGAACGTGGTAAAGAGTTGCATTGTCATGTGGTTAAATATGGGTTTGATTCTAATGTGTTTGTTCAAAATTCTTTGGTGCATATGTACTCTTCATGCGGCTGGATTGATATGGCTCGTGGTGTTTTTGATTTGAGTCAGACAAGCGATGTTGTTACTTGGAATGTAATGATGTCTGGGTACAACagaattaagaaatttattgaatCAATAAAGCTTTTTGATGAGATGGAGAGAGAGGGACTGTTGCCCACTTCAGTTACCCTTGTTCTAGTTCTATCAGCGTGCTCCAAATTGAAGGACTTAGATTATGGCAAGCGGGTTCATAAGTATGTAAAAGAACGCAGGGTTGAACCTTCTTTGATGTTAGAAAATGCTTTGATTGATATGTATGCAAGTTGTGAGAAAATGAATCTTGCGCTTGAGATTTTTCGGAACATGAAGACCAGAGATGTGATTTCTTGGACCCCCATTGTTGCAGGGTTTACCAATGTTGGAGAAGTTGAGATAGCTAGGAAGTATTTTGATCAGATGCCTGAAAGAGACTATGTCTCTTGGACTGCCATGATTGATGGATACCTTCGGGTGAACCGATTCAAAGAGGCTTTGGCACTATTCCGTGAGATGCAAACTTCAAATATAAAACCAGATGAGTTCACTATGGTTAGTGTTTTAACTGCTTGTGCACATCTAGGGGCACTTGAATTAGGAGAATGGATAAAGACATATattgacaaaaacaaaattaagaatgaTGTCTATGTGGGAAATGCTTTAATAGACATGTACTTTAAATGTGGGAGCGTTGAAAAAGCACAAAGGATTTTTAAGgaaatgcctcggattgataaATTTACATGGACAGCGATGATTTTGGGTCTTGCCATAAATGGTCAAGGTGAAGAAGCTCTTGATATGTTCTCTAAAATGCTTAAAGCTTCAATAGCACCAGATGACATAACTTACATTGGTGTTCTTTGTGCATGTACTCACACTGGCATGGTAGATATGGGAAGAAAGTTTTTCATTGACATGACCTCCAAACATGGGATTAAGCCCAATGTGGCACATTATGGGTGCATGGTTGATCTTCTTGGCCGAGCTGGACATCTAAAAAAAGCTCATGAGTTTATAAAGAATATGCCCATGAAACCAAATTCAATTGTCTGGAGTGCACTTCTTGGTGCTTGTAGAGTACATAAAGATGTAGAAATGGCTGAAATGGCGGCTAAACAGATTCTTGAGTTGGAGCCTGAAAATGGGGCTGTTTATGTTCTACTTTGTAATATATATGCAGCCTGCAAAAGATGGGAAAACTTGCGCAAATTAAGACAACTTATGGTAGATAGGGGAATCAAGAAAACCCCAGGTTGCAGTTTGATAGAGATGAGTGGTATTGTTCATGAATTTGTAGCTGGGGATCAGTCACATCCTCAATCTAAAGAAATCTACTCAAAGTTAGATGAGATGACAAGAGACTTGAAATTTTCAGGGTATTCACCTGATACATCAGAGATTTCCCTTGATGTGGGGGAAGAAGATAAAGAGACTGCACTTAACCGGCATAGTGAAAAGTTAGCTATTGCCTTTGCGCTGTTTAGTTCAGAACCTGGGGTCACAATTAGAATCGTGAAGAACCTTAGAATGTGTGTGGACTGTCACCGAGTGGCAAAATTGGTGTCCAAGGTTTACAATAGGGAAGTAATTGTTAGAGATAAAACTCGATTCCATCATTTCAGGCATGGTTCATGTTCATGTAAAGATTATTGGTGA